GTAGGGCAGCTGTTTCTTAAACGCGCGGAAGTGATCCTTGACGATCTGGAGAGAGCAGTGGTGGAAATTCACGAGTTCATGGACCCGGAGAAAGGGGAAATCCGTCTTGGTTTCCCACATAGTCTTGGTGTTTCGGTTGTTCCGCAGGTTGTAGCGGCATTTCGCAAGCTTCATCCTAATGTCAAATTTCGATTCCGTCAGGGCATGTACCCTTCCTTGATTCGCGATATGGTAAAAGGCGAGATTGATCTTGCTTTTATCTCGCCTTTTCCGGATGAGCATGAGCAGGTTTGCGGCGAAGTTCTGCTTACTGAAGAGTTATTTGCCATCCTGCCTCCTAGCCATCCGCTTGCCGGGGAGCAGGAGATCGACCTTATCCAGCTGAAGGAAGATACGTTTGTTATGTTCAGTGAAGGGTACTCGCTGAGGCCGATTGTATGGGAAGCCTGTCAGGAGGCCGGCTTCACCCCGAAAATCGGCTTTGAGGGGGAAGAGACCGAGACCATCCGGGGGTTGGTTGCAGCCGGTATGGGGGTAAGTCTGCTGCCGGAGATGGCCTTGTATCATGCGGGAGTGCTGCAATCGGCCAAGGTTCGAGTGAGAACTCCTAATGTAACGAGGAATATCGGCATTATTCACCGCTCGAACGAGAAGATGCCGCTAGTGGCGAAAGTATTTCATGGTTTCCTGTTGAGATACTTTAATGAGCTTGAAGGCAAGCAGGGAAACAAAGAGAAGTAAGCGGCAGAAAAAGGGCTGTCCCATCGTCATAGTGACGATGGGACAGCCCTTTTATTGTCATTATGTTGGTTAGTCGTCTTGGTTAATCATCATTGTTCGATGATGTGAAGATCATAATGTACTTAACCAGCTCCAGCAAGGAGATCAGCGCTGCTGCCACGTAAGTGAGTGCAGCTGCATTAAGTACTTTGGCTACGCCGCGTTCTTCTTCATTTGTAATGAAGCCTTCCGCAACCATCAAATCGCGCGCCCGGTTACTTGCGTTGAACTCGACCGGCAACGTGATAACCTGAAAGGCAACGGCTACGGAGAAGAAGATGATGCCTAGTCCTACAAGGTTCATTGCGTGGAACAGGAAACCTGCGATAAGCAGGAACGGTGCAATACCGGATGCAATATTAACGACCGGGAAAATCCGGTGGCGAAGCACCAGCATTGGGTAATGTACTTTGTGTTGGATTGCATGGCCAACCTCGTGGCAGGCAACCGCAACAGCGGAAATCGAGCTTTCATAATAGACCGGCTCGGATAATCTGACTACGCGGTGAATCGGATCGTAGTGGTCCGACAAGGTGCCGCGTACGGGTTCAATAGGTACGTCATGCAAGCCGTTAGCATCCAGCATTCGTCTTGCAGCCTGGTAACCGGTCAATCCGTACGTTGTTTGTACGCCGGCCCAGCGGTTGAACGTTCCTTTTACCCGAAACTGTGCCCAAATGGATAAACCGAAGGCAATCAGGATAAGGAAGTCCATAGGGTGAAAAAACATGTGATCATACCTCCATCAGAGTGGTCAAGGATTACATCGATGGGACATATCCTTACATAAATGGCCCTTTGTTAATAAGAAGCATTAACGCCTCGATGCAAGCCGCGGTTTGCGGCATTAAGCGGGTGTACAGCCGGTTTGCTTGTCTCGGCTTAAGCTGCTTGATCACCGGCTCCAGCTCTTTTACTTCGCGCTCCAGCTGGGATAAGTGATACTGAAGATCTGTCAGCTTCTGAGACACTTGCTCCTCGGGCGTAACCTTGCTCCAGCCGTCCAAAGCTTCCTTGATTTCGTCTAGCGTATATTTTTCGTTCTTCATTTGTTCGATACGTTTAAGACGGACTAAAGTTTCATCATGATACAAGCGATAATTTTTGGCGGAACGTTCCGATGGTTCTAATAGGCCCATTGAGGTGTAATAATCAATTGTCCGAGGGCTGACACCCGCTAATTTCGAGAGTTCGCCTATACGATAAAGCTTCGTATCCCCAATCTCTCCACCTTCTTTCTATAATACTGTCCTCTAATCATAATCGGAAACTAACCGTACAGTCAAACGTGTTACATGAATGTACAAATTTCGCCACTTTAATGAAGATTCGTAGATTCTGATTCCAAAGTCGTAGATTCAAAATGCGAAGAATGTATAGGCTCTAGAACCAATTCCCTAGCTGATTTGTGAAAAAACTTAACATTCCGTTCGTTTTGAGACACGAACGTTAGATTTTTTTTCTAATTTAGAAGAATATATATTGTCAAATTAGGTGTTCCTGACTATAATGACATTAAGTCTTTCCTAACATGTTAGTAAACATCACATTAAGGGAGTGGTCGTATTGATTAAGAAAATGGTGTTAACTTTAGCTGCATTATGTTTGGTGTTCCCGGCAATGGCGTTTGCCGATGACCCAACGGCAGGAACGCTTAACATGGGAATTAACTCCCTGTGGGTAATGGTTGCTTTCGTGCTCGTATTGCTCATGCAAGGCGGTTTTATCCTCTTGGAAACAGGCTCCACACGAATGAAAAACGCAGGCCACGTAGCCGGTAAAACGATTTTCACGGCAGGTCTTGCGGCATTGATTTACTGGGCAGTTGGTTATGGCTTCGCATTTGGAGCTAGT
This region of Paenibacillus sp. JDR-2 genomic DNA includes:
- a CDS encoding MerR family transcriptional regulator; this encodes MGDTKLYRIGELSKLAGVSPRTIDYYTSMGLLEPSERSAKNYRLYHDETLVRLKRIEQMKNEKYTLDEIKEALDGWSKVTPEEQVSQKLTDLQYHLSQLEREVKELEPVIKQLKPRQANRLYTRLMPQTAACIEALMLLINKGPFM
- a CDS encoding LysR family transcriptional regulator — translated: MELRQLYYFVKVAKKEHVTQAAEELHVAQSAVSRQIHQLEEELGVKLFLQKGRNLQLTPVGQLFLKRAEVILDDLERAVVEIHEFMDPEKGEIRLGFPHSLGVSVVPQVVAAFRKLHPNVKFRFRQGMYPSLIRDMVKGEIDLAFISPFPDEHEQVCGEVLLTEELFAILPPSHPLAGEQEIDLIQLKEDTFVMFSEGYSLRPIVWEACQEAGFTPKIGFEGEETETIRGLVAAGMGVSLLPEMALYHAGVLQSAKVRVRTPNVTRNIGIIHRSNEKMPLVAKVFHGFLLRYFNELEGKQGNKEK
- a CDS encoding zinc metallopeptidase, with the translated sequence MFFHPMDFLILIAFGLSIWAQFRVKGTFNRWAGVQTTYGLTGYQAARRMLDANGLHDVPIEPVRGTLSDHYDPIHRVVRLSEPVYYESSISAVAVACHEVGHAIQHKVHYPMLVLRHRIFPVVNIASGIAPFLLIAGFLFHAMNLVGLGIIFFSVAVAFQVITLPVEFNASNRARDLMVAEGFITNEEERGVAKVLNAAALTYVAAALISLLELVKYIMIFTSSNNDD